Sequence from the Magallana gigas chromosome 4, xbMagGiga1.1, whole genome shotgun sequence genome:
tcgTGTATGAAATCAATTAAGAAATTGGGATTAAAACGAAATAAACATTGAATATAGaacttaaatattaatttattctgAAACTTTTTATAACGCGCAAGCTACTTCGCCTCATatgtatgttttttaatttatacaccGTGACCCTGCTTTAATATCGTTAACCGTtctattttcttctaaaaagaAAGTCCACGAAATGTATATTCAAATTGATTTAGTGTTCGTGTCTAGCGTTGATTTTGCGAGAACTTTGTCGGGACGAGCCAAACTTGTTGAACGCCTTTCTGTACAATTTAAACACTCTGTTATTATACACGTAGCTTGTGAAGAGGAACAAACCCTGTAGACCATTCAGGATAGCAATGATGTAGGAGAGGACAGACACGCCAATGAAAGTGTCCACAACCTGAAGAAGCCACGACACCCCCGTTAGAGTAAACAGTTTGACGTACACTGTGAGTTGAATACGATAGCCTGTCGTACTATCAACGTTTGGTGTTGATTGTATCTTGTAGGCAGTCATTATGTAAAACGTGATATTAGTAATACAGACGATCAACAAAGGTCCGATCAGTGTGACAATAAAAGCAGTTCTACTCGTCATCAACGTCATCAGTTTGTCATAACCAGTGAACTCGCCGTTCGTAATAGTCAACGACACAGTGATATTAGCGGAGACTATAAAAACCGAGATACCGGTGGCGTACgcgagatattttaaaatagtcaATCTACTGTACGATTTGGTATGTACGCTGCGTGTCTCTGCGTGAAAAACACGATACATATGAAAAGAACACACTTGAAGCCAAAAAAACGTTGATAACCAGAAAAAGTGAGTCAAAGCGGACGCAACAATCATTGACGTTGAGCGAAAAAATGGTCTGACTACTAGACAAAGTtgtgcaaaaaacaaaaagataactAAAATCATATTATTCCAACCTGGAAGTGTACGCAGACTTTGAAACGCACAATAGGTAAGGAATGTaatcaacaaaaagaaaagtgATACACAAATAAGTGTCAAGGTTAAAATGACAAAGTTCGATTTTCATGAATCAAGACCTCTTCAAGCGTCTGTATGTACCTTTGTATGTCCTTGGCACAAACTCTTAATCCAccatcaaaaaatgattcaaatttatgaactgaaataaaaaatctgGAAAAGGAATATTCGCTTCGAATATCGGTCCAATCAACACCAAATTCATTGccttttaaatgaatttgtaGACACGTTAGAATCGGACttaccaatatatttttatatacgcTCGAAAACTTTAATCCTTCATTCGCTTTTATAAAGCAATTTTCTTCTTTGCTAAGTTTCAATGCTAGATACGGTAACATAAGTGATTCTCCACTCCTCGTTACTGTGACAGCAACATCAACGTTATCGTCAAGCATCCAGTTTGATGAAGTTTGAGTGAAGTTTATTAGCTTGGATTCCACTGCATCCCTGTTTAGGAGAGTATCTGATTCGAATACTTTAAGATATACGAGTAGATCCCCATTTCTCACATTAGTGGCACTGCAAGTGTAAAAACTTATAATAATCAAATCTTCTATAAAAATAGTCTGGCTGATTAGTGATTCCACCGTAGAGATGATTTGCTTTTGTAAGCTTCGTAACAGAACTTCATGTGTGTCATTATTTTCTGTGAGCTTTATAAACTTCATATTCAACGTTAAAGTGTATCTTAGCtgacttttaaatgaaaagaacGATAAACAGGCTccgttttgtttatattttcccGGAAAGCATGTGTAGTTTCTGCAAGTATgctgaaataaaatcaataatttgagAGTAtcaatttgtaagaaaatattGGTATTTTAAAGGATTTAACACGTCTAGTTTTTACTAACCCCTTTCGATGAGATTTTGTGGCTGTATTTGTATTAGAAATAAGTAAAACTATGTGTGGTAATGAACTAGTAAcagaaaattatagaaaattcaagccataatcaaatataaaggcatcaaatgaaaagaaaacaaaatcagcCACAGAAATTATCAATATTCGGTTATTGATACCGTCCATGTTTAGCCAGATGAGGTTGAAGGTTTCTGTTCGTTATCTTTATGTAAAGATAGGAGACAAATATTTATAGCCATTATgtaaaatctatttatttttataaatataaaagaaaatgaaatgtattagAAATTACAAAAGAAACCTAAAATAAcgaaaaattatacttgatttttttttagcattaaatattattttttttattgaatgccTAAATAATAGTATATAGCCGCAAGGACAGATCTTTACTTGCAGTTCATTCTTTGTACCAAGAAAAGAATGAGTTTTGCTCTTATAAAGTATCTCAATTTCTTCAACCATTGTTCCAACAATAGACAAGTCAGAGGAAGTTTTTACAAACATTGAACTATTTGTATACCAAAATGTCCAATTGTTATTACATATGAATAAATTTGATCTTGAGACGTCTTAAACCTCCACGTAAACAACGTGTTTATGAGaaagttgttttaaatttttataccaAAATAACTATcaaaactctttaaaataaaaaaaaaaatgagatgtaCATACCATTATCGATTAAAAAAACACGAATAAAGACTTACATGGTATTTATCGTACATTTGGTTCGGTAAACACACCAAATGATTTTTCTCAACTGGAAAATCACTGGAATCAGAATAACTCGATAAACCAAAGGTAAAACGGAAACTCCAGACCAATTCATCGTTTGAAATAGTTATATCAATTGGAACTTCTTTTTTTCTCTGTATACAATGGTGCTACACTCAGTTacattatcaattttgcatTCTTCGCAGAATACATTGTTAAATCTGGAACAAGGATGCACGGAAGGGAATTCTTCACAAGCCCTTACTAAATTTGGAACTTCTTTTTGTATGCAGGTTTGCTTTGTTTCTAAATGGTAAACATTAGTAGGGTTACAaacgagacaaaaaatatttttgaatacaCGCTTCTTAGAAAACGTCGGtggaaatgtaaaaatatcagCTTTTTCACATGCATTGAAGACATCCTCATCAAAGGTTTTCCAAGTTCCAGTGACGTTGCAGGTTGATATGTCTACGTCACATACGTCACTACATCTCATAGCTGTGGTTGGTGGATTAAAACTGATGTTACAGTTGACCCCTTTGAGGTGGTTTACAAGATGactaatatttctaaagtttcTGTAATTGGTATACTTTTTGCAACTGAAATTTAACGGCCATGGGTTTACTTTCTGCAAAAAGTAAGCAATGAAATCTTGATTAATTGAATCTACATTCAATCCGCATAGGTAACACATCACATTTACATACGTTTCATTAAATTCACTTAATCCATCGACGGGATATGCTCGATAAAAATCGGAATTATTTCTTTGTAAGCAAAAACTCTTAAATCTGTTAGTAAACGGGCATCCGTCTATAACACGAAATTCATTTGGAAAGTAATTTTCTGTTCCTGGGTAACTTTTGCTTATGCAAGTCCAGCTTTGTTGCAGAGCAAAGTCTTCACAACATTCTGAGGTACACCCTACACTGCAGGaacaatttctttgtaaaagcTGCGTGTACGCTGGCAGTAAACCTAGTGTGCAGGTACCATGTTTTGTTACAGCGAAACTAGTGTATATTAAATTAgtaatatttattgaataagAGGCAGTTGAGCGATCAATGTCGGATGGAATGACAAATttgtagtgtttatcaattaatttcGAACAAAAATGACGATTTGTTGGGAAGTTTACAATATCATCATTCAATGTCTGTCCTTGTTTATTTACGAATGTAGTGGAAActgtttcttctttttcagTTGTTAAAACCATGGAACCTGATTCAATATCTGCTCTCTGAAAATAGTTAATAAAGTGCTGCacacttaatttaaaaaacacagTTGTGTCAAAAGGCATTGACTCGTTTTCAAGATAATTTTCAGATATGTAATATAAAGGAACGTCTTCATACTTGTCTTCAAGAATATCATTGCAACCAAAACAAAAGTAATTCTTATAGGGAAACGATGCTTCTATACTAGGATTATTTCAACACAACTCAGTTTGTGGGTTTAAATATGTACAGTTATCTATGAACGAATTTTGTATGAATTCGGGAGGGTTACACATAGCGCAAAAAATGTTCTTGAAGATTCCATAAAACGCTTCATACGCACTAATACAGGCTTTCTCAATTTGGTAGTCATAATGTTTCCATGTCCCAGTAACATTGCAAGACGATATCATGTTATCGTAGTGTAAAGGACAAAGGGGCGTGTAAAACCATTTGAGTGAGAAATCTAATCTGCACAATTTTGTCTTTACAGCGTTGAAAAATTCATCGTACGATGAAACAAAGTTAAAATCTTCCAATTCTGGACAAAGTACACTCATGCTAAATTCTTCGTAATCAAATTCATTATTGCAAATTGAGCAATACTTATTCTGATACACTCGATATGATTCTTGACCACGAACTGGTGGGTTATTCAAATGGTCTATTTCCGATCGGATCATTGTGCAATTTTCGAGAAGGCTTTCATTTGCGTTTAATGGACATGAAGCAATAACCTCGGTCAGCTCTTGTATGTCCGATGAAATAACACTAAGATCCTTACACTGTAAGTAACCGTATTGGAAGTAATAATCAGGACAGCAATCTCTTAATAATTTTCCATCAAAGCAATTTGGATCGCAGTAACAGTCAGGACACTTTTTTGGAATATTAAGTCCACCTGGAATTTTCAGTGACTGGAGAATTGTCTTATCGCAAACTATGTCAGTTCCACAAAACAAGATGCTTTGTAAAATAATATGCGTAACATTGAAAGCAGGGGGTTGCATATCCTGGGTTTCTTCCTCTTCTTGTACACTGTTAAGCGTGTTGGTATTCACAGTAAGGCATGCACATATTGCATATACAAAAGTATTCTTcaacattttgttgtttataaagaaaaaaacaaaaagcaaTATCGACTTTAGAATATCTGATtcatcatttgtaaaatttagacCGTTGAGGCTTATATATAGACTCCATATACTTACACTGATTGGCTAGCAGGATCttccgaagaaaaaaaaaccaacgatTTTATAAAAGATGCAGTATACACCTCAGCGTTACTCTAGATATTGTATCACAACTCAGAAGAGGTTAAAATGTTTTTGGTTCTTTGTTGCATTTTGCCACGAATATCCGACTACATTTGATACATGCATCATGCAGTTTCAATAGAAGATGCATAAAATCCATCATAATGTTTTGGGTTTTGCTCCGTGTGTTTGTTTTGTGTATGTgtgtttttggggtttttttaacatCTGACTTATATTCCGTGTAATTAAAAACTAGGGGAACAAACTCctttaaagatatattaaattaatCTCAACAATTGATAATGAACTGAAtaagtatatataattatgtttttgcaCTTTACTCTAACTGAAAGAAAACTATTGACACCTTGATGGTTTTTGGTTTCATCGTATCAAAGCATcgtttaaaaatgaacaaataatgAAGCCCGGTCCCCAGTATTAGAGCACATAACGTTAGATGGAAGAATAATGATTCAAGTCTAAGTCACTGTTTGACTTAAAATGAACCACAAATGTCAATCTACACTACAGCACGGTTCTTTTCCATGGTAGTCAAACTCATGTTTTGTCGTTCCTAAAAATATATAACCGGCAAGTCAAATATTAAAcggaaaaatgtaaaaaaaaaaaaaaatcttgctttgTCCCCTACCGGAATCTTTTCATATTATCCTGTCATGACCTGGCTTGGATTTTCCGCAAATGTTCgatatagtttaaaaaatatttgtacttTGCTTGGAAGCATTAAATGATCAACAAACGATCAAGTTTGActtgtaaaataattatattataattatattataatcaaaaatctaaaaatgttgttaatttgaacaacttgtTTTTTGCTCGGGTTCATGCCTAATAATTCAACTTTATAATCGTtcgaaaaatgaattttctatcATGCGAGGTATATAGAATATTAGATTTGCATacctttatacatgtagataactTGCATAACTTAAATGATTGTTAAGAATatctaatttaattaaaatcatcattCTATAGGGGAAAAGACCCTATCCTTACCTGAAATATTCATTAAGAACCAAAAgcgattttctttaaaaaattgatgcaTGCAGGTAAAATATATTGCTTTATTAGATAATTGATGCAATATTCtaggaatattttaaaattatcaaaacaataaGTGCTAGGGGAGATGTTGCAAAACACTTGGCAGTTTTATAGACTTTTTACAAAACTTCATTGcatttgatgtttaaaaaatgctccATGCGTAGTATATTACTATTTCAAAAAAACTCATCCCCCCTCAAAAAAACCgtacaaaaatgatattaacaACAACGCAGTTAATAAAAAGGCCATTAAAAATCTCGcaatttaaaagtaataaactttttaaacttattagaaaataattcattctattgaataaataattgttttttttttataattactaCGATCGGGTTGGAACCAAAACtgccattttgaaatttattattatcaaacaaaatgtaatatttttaggtgataaattttttgaaaagtttatgAAATATTCGAAACAACACGTAGGCAGTTTGCTTGGGATAATTAGACCAGAAGGCAAgaatttaaaatgctaaaagAGGTAAGAGTCGAATCAAGTCCCTGAAAATATTGGAGACATATACCGATAATCTGTGATGAGTAGAGGTCAAATACGAAGATCACCGAAATACTACTATTGTATTGAGTTATCATTTCTAGAGGTTTAAAATCTCTAGCAAAATCTAAAGATACGAAGAGGGAcagaaagaaatgatttttggaatattttttgTGGGTTTAAGCTTTAGATAGCTTACACACTTGTTGATATAAAGGAAATAAGACGTTTGCAAATACATAAAGGTATTTTAAATGTAGGTGTTGTATATTGTGTTTTTTGACAGGATTTGAtgaaaagtatatttttatttaaatgtatcaTTGATCTGCACTGATAGGTAGTGTATGATGTTTTAAATCACACAACTTTTGGCATCCCAACAAAACTCAgacaaaaatatgcattttaaacaaattctaaAAAAGGTCTAAAGAGCAGTTTTGAACAAGCaacttatttttaagaataCTTAAACGTATTGACAtcgatttgggttttttgcttaaaaactaaaatagcAGAACTCTACCATCTGCTCCAAAATACATAGATAcaaaatacacaaatatatagacaaaaataCCTCTTTAGTGCTATGCTAAgcatatatgtacatacccCTTTATCACGTTAACATTACAAAGTAGATTAATCGTTctttatatagatataaatgTCATTATAATTGTTCGCTCTATAAaagaatttaagattttttcccATAACACATAATTGGAATTAGTTTCAGAACTATCTATAGTTTTATGTTTGGTctaaagttttaaagatttttttctgaaagaagATACAACCATGTTtccttattttgtatataaggaagcaatattttatttaaaaagtgttCATTGGTATAAAGAACTATATAATATGTTAGAAATAATTTGTAAGTAAAAATGtagatgattttattaaaaaaaacgtaATATAACTAACGTGTTCTTAACCAACATTTTATAGGTATAAATTAATTAACATCAAACATAGAACTAGGTGGCAGGGGGCAGACTAGGTGGCAGGGGGCAGTTTTgcacaaaacattttaaataaggGGGCAGCATGAGGTTTAGCTGGTTTTTGAAGGTGTTTAAATtgctaaaataaattatattgtgtTCAGTTTGAGTTAGACATCAGTCTGCATCCCTCGTAAATATGATGCATTAAAATagaatgtaatttttataacaatatcagtgacgatacatataaaaaaaaacttcagttGAAGAGTATGGAGTTGTAAATGTGAAACATTTAgtgctgttttaatttttttttcatcaaatgataaaaataaaaatgtgttcGAAAATGAAATGGTTATTTGTTAAtcttcaaggaacttttttccGTGTTTAAAGTTGTTGACATAGAATTTCAactcattcaaaatataatggcCGCGAAATATTAAACTccaatattttaattctttttgagAGAGGTCTTAAGATACTACGGCGGCGACAGATATTAAGGCCTCAAAATATTGACCCCCTCTAATTTTTTAATTCCTATTTAAGAAGGGGTTAAAGATATTAGTGtctattgaatattaattacTAATTTTAGTAATTATTAACGAAGACAACTCAGTTCTACGTACATATACAGACCCCCTTGTACTTTCCACTTCCGTCTCAAGTTTTTTAATATCGTTCAATTCGTTTATTGACTGTCGAATGGTGATCGGAAGGTGTAAAAACTGCGTTATTCTTCTCTTTTCCTTCGAatggtacatgtaagtaagtacagtaccgatcagacccaacctaaccgAAAGTAGACCCCAACTAAAGCCTGGGTTTattttctgggtttactttgggttt
This genomic interval carries:
- the LOC136274293 gene encoding latrophilin receptor-like protein A, translating into MILVIFLFFAQLCLVVRPFFRSTSMIVASALTHFFWLSTFFWLQVCSFHMYRVFHAETRSVHTKSYSRLTILKYLAYATGISVFIVSANITVSLTITNGEFTGYDKLMTLMTSRTAFIVTLIGPLLIVCITNITFYIMTAYKIQSTPNVDSTTGYRIQLTVYVKLFTLTGVSWLLQVVDTFIGVSVLSYIIAILNGLQGLFLFTSYVYNNRVFKLYRKAFNKFGSSRQSSRKINARHEH